The Triticum aestivum cultivar Chinese Spring chromosome 7B, IWGSC CS RefSeq v2.1, whole genome shotgun sequence genome window below encodes:
- the LOC123155687 gene encoding glycine-rich cell wall structural protein: MPGGDEPVFRGWEAFAGAGGGFAGMVGRGGNGGAAGRAIGGRGGSGVGARGAAAVGAGVGGQFQFQVGGNGGGGALAGAARRQLPVGGYGGGGMGAAAGVGAAGGTIPAGWLYGGGVREAADMAEHGGAGRAPFVATEGGLRNNDHVLSDGQPWYYGRPIGFWLRRPVESTTQQATTGSQPASTTTNSLASVNYDKTNPYRQLLQLHQPNPPPQQTPRRQQRDNDVVNRELNAARGRR, translated from the exons ATGCCAGGAGGAGATGAGCCAGTTTTCAGAGGTTGGGAGGCGTTTGCAGGTGCAGGCGGAGGGTTCGCAGGTATGGTAGGCAGGGGAGGGAACGGTGGTGCTGCTGGGCGTGCGATTGGAGGTAGGGGAGGGAGTGGTGTTGGAGCCAGGGGAGCTGCAGCCGTGGGTGCAGGCGTAGGAGGACAGTTCCAGTTCCAAGTGGGAGGGAACGGTGGCGGAGGAGCGTTAGCAGGCGCAGCCAGACGACAGTTGCCGGTGGGCGGGTACGGTGGCGGAGGCATGGGGGCTGCAGCCGGCGTGGGTGCCGCCGGAGGAACGATCCCAGCGGGGTGGTTGTACGGCGGTGGAGTCAGGGAAGCTGCGGACATGGCAGAGCATGGAGGTGCAGGCAGAGCGCCGTTCGTAGCTACGGAAGGAGGGCTCAGAAACAACGACCATGTTCTGTCCGATGGTCAACCGTGGTATTACGGAAGGCCCATAGGTTTTTGGCTGCGTCGTCCTGTGGAATCCACCACTCAGCAGGCGACGACAGGCAGCCAGCCAGCCTCTACCACGACGAATTCGCTAGCAAG CGTGAATTATGACAAGACGAACCCCTATCGGCAGCTGCTTCAACTGCACCAGCCCAACCCTCCCCCGCAGCAGACACCACGGCGGCAACAACG TGACAACGATGTCGTGAACCGGGAGCTAAATGCTGCGCGTGGCCGACGATAA